The Cellulophaga sp. L1A9 genome window below encodes:
- a CDS encoding IS3 family transposase: MKRFVIPIIRACNIVGLSRSMWYYQSKKDDSEVIDKLTALAESYPTRGFDEYYYKIRREGLKWNRKRVLRVYREMKLSLRRKHKKRLVKRIKQPLETPLTLNECWSMDFMSDALTDGRKLRVFNVIDDCNREALAIDAGLSYPARAVVETLECLKEEIGIPKYVRCDNGPEFISKTFMNWCKKNFIEIKYTQPGKPMQNGYIERFNRFFREDILDAYYFNDIYQLQKISDNWREDYNFNHPHKSLGNISPKEFMPRFDEEFKFFIKSGLNNNYLSKLEVS, encoded by the coding sequence ATCAAAAGGTTTGTAATTCCTATCATCCGTGCCTGTAATATTGTAGGACTGAGTAGATCGATGTGGTATTACCAAAGTAAGAAAGATGATAGTGAGGTTATTGATAAGCTAACAGCGTTAGCGGAATCATACCCAACTAGAGGTTTTGATGAATATTATTATAAGATCCGTCGTGAAGGCTTAAAATGGAACAGAAAACGAGTGTTACGTGTGTACCGTGAGATGAAACTCAGTCTGCGCCGTAAACATAAAAAACGTTTGGTTAAACGTATAAAACAACCTTTAGAAACACCTTTAACATTAAATGAGTGTTGGAGTATGGATTTTATGAGCGATGCCCTTACTGATGGTAGAAAGCTCAGAGTGTTTAATGTTATAGACGACTGTAATCGGGAAGCTCTAGCAATAGACGCAGGACTTTCTTATCCAGCAAGAGCTGTTGTAGAAACTCTTGAATGCCTAAAAGAGGAAATAGGAATACCCAAATATGTAAGATGTGATAATGGCCCGGAGTTTATCTCTAAGACTTTTATGAACTGGTGTAAAAAGAACTTTATAGAAATTAAATATACCCAACCGGGAAAGCCAATGCAAAATGGATATATAGAACGATTTAACCGTTTCTTTAGGGAGGATATATTAGATGCCTATTATTTCAATGACATTTATCAACTTCAAAAAATAAGCGACAACTGGAGAGAAGACTATAATTTTAATCACCCGCATAAATCTTTAGGTAATATATCACCTAAAGAATTCATGCCCAGATTTGATGAAGAATTTAAATTCTTCATCAAATCTGGGCTAAATAATAATTATTTATCGAAATTAGAGGTGTCCTAA